GGTAGACCCTCAAAGGGTAACTTGTATAGAATTTAAAATTTTGTGACAAAACTGACTGGATTTTTCCAGTCTTTTTTGTTATAATCTTTATCGGCTTCACAAAAGCCATAAATTCTATACAAGGAGGTACTGCTATGCTTAAAGTAATAGTTGTACTGATTTTTATTTTAATCAGTTACAATTTATTTTAACCATTCAGACCTCAACCCTTAGGGGTATTAATAGGCTTTTACCGGGCCTATTTTTTATTGTCATTAACCGAAACCATTTTTGGACTGGCGAATATATTAAATTATCTATTTTATTTTAATTCTGAAGCTCATAAACGCCCCAAATTTTGTTTTATTTCAAATATCCCTATCCTCACTGTTATTCAGTTTATTAAATTCATTTGTCTACTAATTAATAAGAAAAACTGCCTCAAATAGATTAAATCACTGAAAATAACCTTTATTTCAATTGATTTCTTTTTGAGACAGTTATTTAGCTACCTGTTTTACATTTTTAATTAAAAATTCCTATATGTTTCTATTTTCTCCAGAATATCTTCTAATAGTTGTTCGAAAATAAAGTTGAATCTGTTATCAGCAGAATGTAAAATAACAAAACAATGATTCGACTTAAAGTCTGCTGACAGGTTTTCAGTTAATTTATCAGATTTATACCTGATTTTTTCCTTTGTTTTTAACATAATAACCTTTTCCCTAATTCCATGACTCCTGATAGGATAAACTGCAAATTTATATTTACCCAGATCAATTGTCATAGCATTTCTCCCTGTGTTCCCTTCTATCCGGTATTTTTCCCCTCCTTCACAAATATTGTCCTCAATATACTTTTCAACCTCTAAAGAGTTTCTGACTTTCTCAAGGAAATAAAATGCTCCTGTTACTTCTTTATTTTCTATTTTTACGCCCTCCTCTTTCATTTTTTTATCATTACAAGCTTCTCTCCTTTCTCTTGTTAAAAGCATCTATAAAAATTTGTAATGTACCCCAATTATATATAGTATAACCACTTGCAGCTTTTTTATTTTAATTATATTCTTTATTACGCATTTTTTCATATTCCTTCATCATATTATCCATAATTTTTAAATTATTGTGAAACTCAGCATTTTTCTTAAATCTGCTTTTCTTTCTTCCATCACTTTCCCTATCATTTAACTTTAAAAAGTTTATAGGTTTTTCTGAATAATTTATAACTGTATTCTGAATTTCATCATTAGATACAATAAGAATCTGGTCAAAATAATCTTTTTCCTCCTTATCTTCCAAATCTAAATATTCTCTCTTAAACTCATCAAATTTATATATTTCTCTAATCTCCAATAAATCTGATATTTTTCTTAAATTTTCAATATTTTTACTTATTTCTGTGTTTTCCAGGTCATAAATCATAACAACTCTTATTTTTTCAACTTCCTTATTGTTCCATTCTATTTCTTTTTCTCCTTGATATTTTTCAATATTTTCTCTCAAAATATCTTCAGCTATTTTATAATCTTCTGTTTCATAACTCCCATACAAAATTTCATTATTAGCTTTTTCCTTTTTTAAAAGGTACTTGTATAACTTAAATTTAAAATACGAGTATATTTTTATATCTTCTGTTTCTGATATTTTCCCTAGCATTTCATCCAGTAGCCTAAAATTTTCCTCTTCCTTCAGCTTAACCCCTGATGAAGTTACCTGTTTTCTACAGTTTATCTTTTCATTTTTAAAATTTAAAATCAAATATGTAAAAAAATCATATCTTTCACCTTTAGAATTCATTCTCCCATATTTATTAAAAAATTCTTCAAGTACTTCATATATATAACATAAATTCTTTATACCCAATTCTTCCTGAAACATTTCTATTTCTATAATTTCCGGTTTTGAAGCTATCCCGTTATATACTCTTTCCCATCTTTTCAATAATATATTTTTTACATATTCCTGTCTCACTTTTTCAAATTTGTTTATTTTCAGTTTTATAAGTTCGGCAGGTTCATCAGATGATATATATTTTTTATAATCTATATCCAAATCATTTAATACAGACCTCAAATCCGATTTCAACGTTGTCCTGTTTTCATTACTTTCCCAAATTTTTTGTCCAAACCTCATAATATTAATTTTTTTACTGCTTATTAGAATAAAAAGATAAATCATTTCTTTTCTCATTGAATTTAAAAATTTTAAGAAGAACTTCCATTTTAAAGAATTTTTATTATATTTACCAAAATAGAAGAAACATTTTTTTGTTTCCACTATCTGTCCAAGTTTTTCAGCATTTAACATATGATTTACAGTCTTCAGCTTTTCTGAAAAATTTTTCTCTGTAATAATTTTATTTTCAAATGCTTCTTTCTTACTTATAATCTTAAAGTTTAATATTTTTGATATCAGTTCTATTTCATCGTAATTAAAATCGAGCAAGAAATTCCACCTCATACCTGTTTTCTTATATGTTAACAGTTACAAGGACTGATTTTTAGGGGTATCATTAATTTTTTATTAATCTTTAAATCGCCCTAAAATCAGTTGTTTAACTCCTGCTCAATATTAATTAATCATTAAATGATATATTTTTATTCAACTTCTAATAATAACTTCTTCAGTGTTTCTGAACCTACTTTAGAATCGTTGATTTCACGTTTCCAATATTTGCTTCCCTTTACTCCATGAAATAGTCCATGTGTATGCATCAGAAAAAGATGCGGACGGTTACCTGTTTTTTCCATTTTTTCTACATATGAAAGCATCTTTTCCATAATTTCTTTTCTCGTAATATTTATTTCCTTACCATAATATTTACCAAATTCAGAAAGTATCATGGGATTGTCATAAATTTCACGCCCAAGCATTACTGAATCTACATTTTTTAAATGCTCATCAATTGCTTCAACAGTTTTTATTCCTCCATTTAGTTCGATATGCAGGTGAGGTTTCTCTTTCTTAATCCTGTATACTTCATCATATCTCAAAGGTGGAATTTCCCTGTTTTCCCTTGGATCAAGTCCTGCCAGTATGGCAATTCTCGCATGAATAATATACTTATTTACTCCTGCCTGCTCTGTTATATTGATGAAATTAAGCATATCTTCATACTTATCAAGAAGAGTTCTGCCATAATCATCCGGAAGAACCCCTTTTCCATCAATTCCTATCCTATGTTTTATGGAAACTGTTTTTTTAGTAGCTTTTTTCATTTCATGCACTATTTCAGCCACTAATTCCGGAAAAGCCATCAGATAGGCTCCCATTGCATTACCGGAAACTCTGTCTGACGGACATCCCACATTAAGATTTATTTCATCATAGTTATAGTCTTCTGCAATTTTTACTGCTTCATACGCTTCCTTTTTATTTGAAGCTGATATTTGTAAAACTATGGGAGTCTCAACTTCATCAAAACTAAGTATATAATCAGTATCACCCTTGATAATAGCCTGTGCCGTTATCATTTCCGTATACAGGGTGACATCCTTGTTTATCATTCTTACAAAATTTCTAAAATTTCTGTCTGTTTTATCAACCATTGGTGCAACACTTATTTTACTCTTCATATTTTCCATTCTAATTCCTTATTTTCTAAATCTTTTTTACTATTTTCTATAATATTTCATAGCTTCAGGTAAAAAGTCCTTTAAAGCCTGAATTCTTTTATCACTTGACGGATGCGTAGAAAGGAAATCAACTCCACTTCCATTTCCTTTTGCAGCCATTCTTTCCTGTACTTTTATAGCTTCCTCAGGATTATATCCTGCCATTGCCATAAATATCATTCCATACTTATCTGCTTCATATTCCTGTGTTCTATTAAATTTTAGAAGCCCTATTTGAAGTCCTTGACCTAACAAATCATTATTTATAATTTCTGTTGCACCACCTGTCAGAACATCTACAACTCCCTTTCCAATCATTACCACTCCAGCAGTCATCTGGTTACTTTTACCTTCAGCATGGTGACCTCCAATAACGTGACCTATTTCATGCCCCATAACAAACGCCACACCTGCATCTGTCTTTAAAACTGGCATAATTCCTGTAAAGAATGCTATTTTTCCACCAGGCATTGCAAATGCATTTAATTCCTCGCTTTTTATAAGATTAAACTCCCAGTTTAAGTTATTTACCTTTTTTGACATTCCATTTTCATTCATATATTTTTCAACTGCTCCTGATATTCTTCCACCAATTTCCTTTAATCTTTTTCCGTCAGCAGTATTATTTGCCAATAAATTTTTTGAAGCCGCTTCATTTATAAATTGTCTGTAAGCTGCAACTGAATCTCTTGCAACGCTTTCATCACTTACTAATTTTAGCTGTCTTCTTCCTGTAAGGGGTGCTGTTGTACAACTTGCTAAAAGTAACATCCCCAATATTGCTGCAATTATTTTTGAATTTCTTCTCATACTCATTTATATTTCCTCCTAAAGTTATTTACAATATAGCTTTTTCATACATCTCCTATTTTAATTATTTTATTATAACATATAAACATAAAACTGACTACTGTCAAATACTTTTTTACATAAAAATAGCTTAATTATTTTCCTTAAACTTTTAATTGAAAAAATACCTTTTATATATTATAATGAAGAAAATAATAAAAAGGAGAAAAAAATGTTTGCTAACTCATTAAAAACAGGAATGCTTATGTTTGCATTAATTATGCTGTTTACAACGATTGGAGGATTGCTGGGAAGTAGTGAAGGTGCATTTATAGGACTTCTGATAGCCGGTGGGATGAGTTTTTTCAGCTACTGGTTCAGTGATAAAATGGTTTTAAGTGCATATAATGGTAAAGAAGTTACAGAGCTAAATAATCCGAGACTATACAGAATGGTAAAAAATTTAGCTGCTAACGCAAAATTACCAATGCCTAAAGTTTACATTATTCCGGAAAGACAGCCAAATGCATTTGCCACAGGTAGAAATCCTCAGCATGCTGCAGTTGCATGTACTGAAGGTCTGCTTGAAATTATGAATGACAACGAACTGGCAGGAGTTTTAGGACACGAACTTGGACACGTTAAGCATAGAGATATCCTTATAAGCACAATAGCCGCAACTTTTGCAGGAGCAATTTCAAATATAGCAAGATTTTTGCCTTATTTTGGAAATTCGGGAGACTCAAGAAGACGTAGAAACAATACAGGAACTCTTATGTTATTCTCTTTTCTTGCCCCTATTGGAGCCGCAATTATTCAAATGTCAATTTCCCGTAGCAGAGAATTTATGGCTGACAGGGCAGGAGCAGAATTTTCAGGAAATCCTCTCTATTTAAGGGATGCATTGAATAAGCTTGAGGCATATAGCCATAATGTTGCAATGTCAAAGCAGAATCCTGCATACTCACATATGTTCATTGTTAATCCCCTTTCAGGAATCAAGGGACTTGCTGATTTATTCAGAACACACCCTTCTACTTCTGACAGAATAAAAGAACTGGAAAAAATGGCATACGATAAGCATCTAATGTAAGATTATAAAAATTTTTAAACTTTTAAAAACACTTATGAAAAATGATGTATAAATTTGTAAATATTATCATTTAATAATTTACTTTTATACATCATTTTTTGTTGTTATATACTATATTTTTTCTATTAAACACGAAAAAGGCTTATTAAAAATTAATAAACCTTCTATATAATTGAAGATGATATATTATGACTAAAATAAACTTATTCCTCTTTTAACAAGTCTAAATTCTACCCTTCTGTTGGCATTTCTTCCTGCTTCTGTATCATTACTTGCTACAGGATTTTCCTCACCTTTTCCAAGTATTTCTATTATTCTTGTTGGAGATAATCCTAATTCTATCAATTTTGCACTGACACTTTCCGCTCTTCTCAAAGACAGTTTTTCATTATATGAATTTATTCCTGTAGAGTCTGTATATCCAACTATAGTTACAACGTAATCATTTTTTTCAACATATTCTTTTATATCCTTTAATGTAGGAACTGCTTCTTCTGATAATTTTGAACTATTTAATTTAAATTTCAATTCATCAGCTTTGACACTAAGTAATTCCACTTTAGTAATATCAAGTTTTGAACTTCCAACCATTTTTGGTTCTGGTATAAAATCATCTTTTTTATTATTTTGCAGTTTGTTTTCTGCCTGTTGATCATTTTTTATTACTGTTGATGTTCCATCCTGTGACAATTCTACTGTTATCAAATCAGGATCCGAAGCTAAAGTAGGCTGCTTTGCAGGCTCTGTTACCGGAATATCTTTCTGTGCGTCTCCGTTTAATTCAACCGCATTTGGTTTTATAGAATTTTTTCTCATTTCAGATGTAGATAATTTTTCTGATACAGTTGGTACAGATAACGCCACCAACGATGATAATGCTACTAATGTAGGTTTTTTTACCATTTGATTTTCCTCCCTTACTACAAACTATGAATCCTTTACATATATTTGATATATATTTTCATAATTATATTTCATAATGTTGTATTTTCTCTTAGATTTTTCTTTTTATACTAAGATAATACCAAAAAAACAGAAAAAATACAAGCTTTTTTTTTAATTTTTTCATTTTTACAAAAAATTATATAAAAAATATATCATTAATATTGTATTTTTCCTGTTTTTAAAATAATTTAAAATATCAATAAAATTATATAGGGTAACTGTAATTTAATTATCTGACTTATTATATTAAGTATTCTTTCCCCTTATCAGACAATTTAAAAATCCTGTTTTCAATGTAAATAAGTTTCTTATCCATTGCTTTCTTAAGAACTTTATTTAAAAACATTTTTTCCCATCTTAAATGGTATTCCAGCGTATCTACTCCACACTCATCAGTTTCCTGAGGCGTATTCATATGATTTGCTATATGAATAAGTAATATTTTAACAGAAAACTCAAGTTTCTGGTTTCTTTTTCTCTTTATTGTGGAAATTAATCCACTTTTTGGAGAAAGTATTAACACTACAATAAACAATACTCCTATTATTAGAGCAATACTTCCTGCTATTGATACATCAAATAAAATTGCCATATTGTATCCGATAACTGATGCAACTGCTCCAATAAGTAAACTTAAAGCTATCATTTCCTTCAGCTTGTTTGTAAGCAGATATGCTGTTATTGGAGGGCCTATCATAAAAGCCACTACCAGTATGGATCCCACTGCCCCAAAGGAAGTTACTGCTGTTACAGAAACAAGGGACATAAGGATATAATGCACCAATACAGGCTGCATACCTAAAGTTACTGCCAGAGCCTTATCAAATGTAGATATTTTTAACTCTTTAAAAAAGATTGTAATAAAGAGAAAGTTAACTATAAAAATTATAAATATGCTTACTAGACTTTTTGCAACTGAAAATCCAAATATTTCAATTCTATTAAATGGTGCAAATGCAAGCTCTCCAAGCAAAACCGAATCTACATCCAAATGAACATTTTTTGTATATTTTGAAATTAAAATTACTGCCATACTGAATAATAAAGGGAAGACTATTCCTATTGCCGAATCTTCCTTTAACAGCCTTGTTGAATTAAGCAGCTCCACAAGATAAACTGTTAAAACTCCTACAATTCCTGCTCCAATAATTAATAATGGAGAGTTAAGATCATGAACAATGAAGAAAGCTAGAACTATTCCAAGCAATATTGTATGGGTAATCGCATCCGATACCATTGCCATGCTTTTCAGAACTAGGAAAACTCCTAATATAGAACAGGCTCCTGCCACAAGAATTGCAATCAGCTGTATTTCTAATCCTGCACTCATATTAAATCCCCCCCTCTGACTGATGAACCTGCTCTATAAGTTTTTCCTTTTCAGCCTTATACTTTTTAAGCTCTTCAGTTATTATTTTTCTTCTTCTTCTATTTCTAATTATTTTAAATACTATTCCCCTCTTAGTAGAAAATAGTATGCTGAAGACTACAATTATACTTATCAGCATTACAATTACAGGACCTGTTGGGAGGTCACTTTTACTTATACTTACTGCTGTTCCGATAAATCCGGAAATACCTCCAAAAATTCCAGCCAGAACAACCATTACTGAAAGTCTGTCTGTCCACTGTCTTGCAGCGACAGCAGGTGAAATTATCATGGCACTTATAAGTATAACTCCTGCAGCCTGTATTCCTATTATAACAGTAATCACTATTAGAAACGATATAAATAATCCAATGGCTTTTGCAGGAAATCCTAACGTACTGGCAAAATCAACATCAAAGGAAGATATTTTAAATTCCTTCCAGAATAGCACAATAACTATAAGAAGGATAATTCCTACATAAAACATAATATTTACATCTCTTTCGAGAAATGTTGATGCCTGTCCAAATATGAATTTATTTAGTCCTGATTTATTAGCACCTGGAAGTTTATTCAAATATGACATGAGAACTAGTCCCAACCCAAAGAATACCGATAATATAAACGCCAATGCACTATCAAATTTAATTTTAGTATAATTCTGAATTATCTGTATTAATCCAATACACATAATCCCCACACATAAAGCTCCTATCAGCAGGACTTCTGTATTTTTGCTATTTGTAATCATAAAAGCTATACATACTCCAGGAAGCGAAGCATGAGATACGGCATCTCCAAGCAGACTCTGCTTTCTCAGTACTGCAAAACATCCTATCATTCCTGAAACAATACCCAGCAGTGTACATCCCATAGCAACAGTCCTGAATGTATGATCTGTTAAAAGAAGTTTTAAAATATTCATTTTACTCCTCCTTTTTCATTTCTCTATTTTCTTTTTCCAAAGACTGGCCTATAGAAATCGAATAGTTTTTATTTTTATATGCCTTTTCTATATTTTCTTCAGTAAATACATCATCTACATGTCCTGATGCAACAACTGAAACATTTATAAAAGTCACATAATCAAAATATTCTTTTACAGTCTGTAAGTCATGGTGTACAGCAATCACTGTTTTTCCTTCATTTCTCAATTTTTTCAAAATATCGATTATTGATTTTTCCGTCTTGCTGTCTACTCCTTGAAATGGCTCATCCATAAAATAAATTTCAGCTTCCTGAACCAATGCCCTTGCCAGAAAGACTCTCTGCTGCTGTCCTCCCGAAAGCTGGCTTATCTGTCTGTCAGAAAATTCTTCCATTCCAACTTTTGCAATGGCTTCCTTCGTTTTTTCCTTGTCTATTTTACCTACCTTCTTAAGCCATCCAACCTTTCCATAACGCCCCATTTCAACCACATCAAATACAGTCGTTGGAAAATCCCAGTCTACACTTCCCCTTTGAGGAACATATGCTAT
This portion of the Leptotrichia sp. oral taxon 215 str. W9775 genome encodes:
- the dusA gene encoding tRNA dihydrouridine(20/20a) synthase DusA; translated protein: MENMKSKISVAPMVDKTDRNFRNFVRMINKDVTLYTEMITAQAIIKGDTDYILSFDEVETPIVLQISASNKKEAYEAVKIAEDYNYDEINLNVGCPSDRVSGNAMGAYLMAFPELVAEIVHEMKKATKKTVSIKHRIGIDGKGVLPDDYGRTLLDKYEDMLNFINITEQAGVNKYIIHARIAILAGLDPRENREIPPLRYDEVYRIKKEKPHLHIELNGGIKTVEAIDEHLKNVDSVMLGREIYDNPMILSEFGKYYGKEINITRKEIMEKMLSYVEKMEKTGNRPHLFLMHTHGLFHGVKGSKYWKREINDSKVGSETLKKLLLEVE
- a CDS encoding M48 family metallopeptidase; translation: MRRNSKIIAAILGMLLLASCTTAPLTGRRQLKLVSDESVARDSVAAYRQFINEAASKNLLANNTADGKRLKEIGGRISGAVEKYMNENGMSKKVNNLNWEFNLIKSEELNAFAMPGGKIAFFTGIMPVLKTDAGVAFVMGHEIGHVIGGHHAEGKSNQMTAGVVMIGKGVVDVLTGGATEIINNDLLGQGLQIGLLKFNRTQEYEADKYGMIFMAMAGYNPEEAIKVQERMAAKGNGSGVDFLSTHPSSDKRIQALKDFLPEAMKYYRK
- the htpX gene encoding zinc metalloprotease HtpX, translated to MFANSLKTGMLMFALIMLFTTIGGLLGSSEGAFIGLLIAGGMSFFSYWFSDKMVLSAYNGKEVTELNNPRLYRMVKNLAANAKLPMPKVYIIPERQPNAFATGRNPQHAAVACTEGLLEIMNDNELAGVLGHELGHVKHRDILISTIAATFAGAISNIARFLPYFGNSGDSRRRRNNTGTLMLFSFLAPIGAAIIQMSISRSREFMADRAGAEFSGNPLYLRDALNKLEAYSHNVAMSKQNPAYSHMFIVNPLSGIKGLADLFRTHPSTSDRIKELEKMAYDKHLM
- a CDS encoding OmpA family protein yields the protein MVKKPTLVALSSLVALSVPTVSEKLSTSEMRKNSIKPNAVELNGDAQKDIPVTEPAKQPTLASDPDLITVELSQDGTSTVIKNDQQAENKLQNNKKDDFIPEPKMVGSSKLDITKVELLSVKADELKFKLNSSKLSEEAVPTLKDIKEYVEKNDYVVTIVGYTDSTGINSYNEKLSLRRAESVSAKLIELGLSPTRIIEILGKGEENPVASNDTEAGRNANRRVEFRLVKRGISLF
- a CDS encoding metal ABC transporter permease, which encodes MSAGLEIQLIAILVAGACSILGVFLVLKSMAMVSDAITHTILLGIVLAFFIVHDLNSPLLIIGAGIVGVLTVYLVELLNSTRLLKEDSAIGIVFPLLFSMAVILISKYTKNVHLDVDSVLLGELAFAPFNRIEIFGFSVAKSLVSIFIIFIVNFLFITIFFKELKISTFDKALAVTLGMQPVLVHYILMSLVSVTAVTSFGAVGSILVVAFMIGPPITAYLLTNKLKEMIALSLLIGAVASVIGYNMAILFDVSIAGSIALIIGVLFIVVLILSPKSGLISTIKRKRNQKLEFSVKILLIHIANHMNTPQETDECGVDTLEYHLRWEKMFLNKVLKKAMDKKLIYIENRIFKLSDKGKEYLI
- a CDS encoding metal ABC transporter permease; amino-acid sequence: MNILKLLLTDHTFRTVAMGCTLLGIVSGMIGCFAVLRKQSLLGDAVSHASLPGVCIAFMITNSKNTEVLLIGALCVGIMCIGLIQIIQNYTKIKFDSALAFILSVFFGLGLVLMSYLNKLPGANKSGLNKFIFGQASTFLERDVNIMFYVGIILLIVIVLFWKEFKISSFDVDFASTLGFPAKAIGLFISFLIVITVIIGIQAAGVILISAMIISPAVAARQWTDRLSVMVVLAGIFGGISGFIGTAVSISKSDLPTGPVIVMLISIIVVFSILFSTKRGIVFKIIRNRRRRKIITEELKKYKAEKEKLIEQVHQSEGGI
- a CDS encoding metal ABC transporter ATP-binding protein, which produces MTTANNMENKQNNEIIIKVEDLTVAYEDKPVLWDVELNVKKGVLMAIVGPNGAGKSTLIKTMLNLIKPVTGEVLFYNEKYSKVRNKIAYVPQRGSVDWDFPTTVFDVVEMGRYGKVGWLKKVGKIDKEKTKEAIAKVGMEEFSDRQISQLSGGQQQRVFLARALVQEAEIYFMDEPFQGVDSKTEKSIIDILKKLRNEGKTVIAVHHDLQTVKEYFDYVTFINVSVVASGHVDDVFTEENIEKAYKNKNYSISIGQSLEKENREMKKEE